One Saimiri boliviensis isolate mSaiBol1 chromosome 17, mSaiBol1.pri, whole genome shotgun sequence genomic window carries:
- the DUS1L gene encoding tRNA-dihydrouridine(16/17) synthase [NAD(P)(+)]-like isoform X1 has product MPKLQGFEFWSHTLRGARHVVAPMVDQSELAWRLLSRRHGAQLCYTPMLHAQVFVRDANYRKDNLYCEVCPEDRPLIVQFCANDPEVFVQAALLAQDYCDAIDLNLGCPQMIAKRGHYGAFLQDEWDLLRRMILLAHEKLSVPVTCKIRVFPEIDKTVRYAQMLEKAGCQLLTVHGRTKEQKGPLSGAASWEHIKAVRKAVAIPVFANGNIQSLQDVERCIQDTGVQGVMSAEGNLHNPALFEGRSPAVWELAEEYLDIVQEHPCPLSYVRAHLFKLWHHTLQVHQQLREELAKVKTLEGIAAVSQELKMRCQEEISRQEGAKPAGDLPFHWICQPYVRPGPREGSKEKAGARSKRALEEEECGTEVLSKNKQKKQLRNPHKTFDPSLKPKYAKCDQCGNPKGNRCVFSLCRGCCKKRASKETADCPGHGLLFKTKLEKSLAWKGMQPELQEPQTATPGTPGGFSEVMSTALA; this is encoded by the exons ATGCCAAAGCTGCAGGGCTTCGAGTTCTGGAGTCACACCCTTCGGGGGGCCCGCCACGTGGTGGCCCCCATGGTGGACCAGAGCGAGCTGGCCTGGAGGCTGCTGAGCCGGCGCCACGGGGCACAGCTCTGCTACACGCCCATGCTGCACGCGCAGGTCTTCGTCCGCGACGCCAACTACCGCAAGGACAACCTGTACTGCGAGGTGTGCCCCGAGGACCGGCCGCTCATCGTCCAG TTCTGTGCCAACGACCCGGAGGTGTTTGTTCAGGCGGCTCTCCTGGCTCAGGATTACTGTGACGCCATCGACCTGAATCTGGGCTGCCCACAGATGATAGCCAAGAGAG GTCACTATGGCGCCTTCCTGCAGGACGAGTGGGACCTTCTCCGAAGGATGA TTTTGCTGGCCCACGAGAAACTCTCTGTTCCCGTCACATGCAAAATCCGTGTCTTCCCAGAGATTGACAAGACTGTGAGGTACGCCCAGATGCTGGAGAAGGCCGGCTGCCAG TTGCTGACCGTGCATGGGCGCACCAAGGAGCAGAAGGGGCCCCTGTCGGGTGCAGCGTCCTGGGAGCACATCAAGGCCGTGCG GAAAGCTGTGGCCATCCCTGTGTTTGCCAATGGGAACATCCAGAGCCTACAGGATGTGGAGCGCTGCATCCAGGACACGGGGGTACAGGGTGTCATGAGCGCAG AAGGCAACCTGCACAACCCCGCCCTGTTTGAGGGCCGGAGCCCCGCCGTGTGGGAGCTGGCCGAGGAATACCTGGACATCGTGCAGGAGCACCCCTGCCCACTGTCCTACGTCCGGGCCCACCTCTTCAAGCTGTGGCACCACAC GCTGCAGGTGCATCAGCAGCTGCGAGAGGAGCTGGCCAAGGTGAAGACCCTGGAGGGCATTGCCGCCGTGAGCCAGGAGCTGAAGATGCGGTGTCAG GAGGAGATATCCAGGCAGGAGGGAGCGAAGCCCGCCGGCGACTTGCCCTTCCACTGGATCTGCCAGCCCTACGTCCGGCCGGG GCCGAGGGAGGGGAGCAAGGAGAAGGCGGGTGCACGCAGCAAGCgggccctggaggaggaggagtgtgGCACGGAAGTCCTGTCCAAGAACAAGCAGAAGAAGCAACTGAGGAACCCCCACAAGACCTTCGACCCCTCTCTGAAGC CAAAATACGCAAAGTGTGACCAGTGTGGAAACCCAAAG GGCAACAGATGTGTGTTCAGCCTGTGCCGCGGCTGCTGCAAGAAGCGAGCCTCCAAAGAGACCGCGGACTGCCCAG GTCACGGATtgctttttaaaaccaaattGGAGAAATCTCTGGCCTGGAAAGGGATGCAGCCTGAGCTGCAGGAGCCTCAGACAGCCACACCCGGCACACCAGGTGGCTTCTCAGAAGTCATGAGTACTGCTCTGGCCTGA
- the DUS1L gene encoding tRNA-dihydrouridine(16/17) synthase [NAD(P)(+)]-like isoform X2 — MPKLQGFEFWSHTLRGARHVVAPMVDQSELAWRLLSRRHGAQLCYTPMLHAQVFVRDANYRKDNLYCEVCPEDRPLIVQFCANDPEVFVQAALLAQDYCDAIDLNLGCPQMIAKRGHYGAFLQDEWDLLRRMILLAHEKLSVPVTCKIRVFPEIDKTVRYAQMLEKAGCQLLTVHGRTKEQKGPLSGAASWEHIKAVRKAVAIPVFANGNIQSLQDVERCIQDTGVQGVMSAEGNLHNPALFEGRSPAVWELAEEYLDIVQEHPCPLSYVRAHLFKLWHHTLQVHQQLREELAKVKTLEGIAAVSQELKMRCQEEISRQEGAKPAGDLPFHWICQPYVRPGPREGSKEKAGARSKRALEEEECGTEVLSKNKQKKQLRNPHKTFDPSLKPKYAKCDQCGNPKMCVQPVPRLLQEASLQRDRGLPRSRIAF, encoded by the exons ATGCCAAAGCTGCAGGGCTTCGAGTTCTGGAGTCACACCCTTCGGGGGGCCCGCCACGTGGTGGCCCCCATGGTGGACCAGAGCGAGCTGGCCTGGAGGCTGCTGAGCCGGCGCCACGGGGCACAGCTCTGCTACACGCCCATGCTGCACGCGCAGGTCTTCGTCCGCGACGCCAACTACCGCAAGGACAACCTGTACTGCGAGGTGTGCCCCGAGGACCGGCCGCTCATCGTCCAG TTCTGTGCCAACGACCCGGAGGTGTTTGTTCAGGCGGCTCTCCTGGCTCAGGATTACTGTGACGCCATCGACCTGAATCTGGGCTGCCCACAGATGATAGCCAAGAGAG GTCACTATGGCGCCTTCCTGCAGGACGAGTGGGACCTTCTCCGAAGGATGA TTTTGCTGGCCCACGAGAAACTCTCTGTTCCCGTCACATGCAAAATCCGTGTCTTCCCAGAGATTGACAAGACTGTGAGGTACGCCCAGATGCTGGAGAAGGCCGGCTGCCAG TTGCTGACCGTGCATGGGCGCACCAAGGAGCAGAAGGGGCCCCTGTCGGGTGCAGCGTCCTGGGAGCACATCAAGGCCGTGCG GAAAGCTGTGGCCATCCCTGTGTTTGCCAATGGGAACATCCAGAGCCTACAGGATGTGGAGCGCTGCATCCAGGACACGGGGGTACAGGGTGTCATGAGCGCAG AAGGCAACCTGCACAACCCCGCCCTGTTTGAGGGCCGGAGCCCCGCCGTGTGGGAGCTGGCCGAGGAATACCTGGACATCGTGCAGGAGCACCCCTGCCCACTGTCCTACGTCCGGGCCCACCTCTTCAAGCTGTGGCACCACAC GCTGCAGGTGCATCAGCAGCTGCGAGAGGAGCTGGCCAAGGTGAAGACCCTGGAGGGCATTGCCGCCGTGAGCCAGGAGCTGAAGATGCGGTGTCAG GAGGAGATATCCAGGCAGGAGGGAGCGAAGCCCGCCGGCGACTTGCCCTTCCACTGGATCTGCCAGCCCTACGTCCGGCCGGG GCCGAGGGAGGGGAGCAAGGAGAAGGCGGGTGCACGCAGCAAGCgggccctggaggaggaggagtgtgGCACGGAAGTCCTGTCCAAGAACAAGCAGAAGAAGCAACTGAGGAACCCCCACAAGACCTTCGACCCCTCTCTGAAGC CAAAATACGCAAAGTGTGACCAGTGTGGAAACCCAAAG ATGTGTGTTCAGCCTGTGCCGCGGCTGCTGCAAGAAGCGAGCCTCCAAAGAGACCGCGGACTGCCCAG GTCACGGATtgctttttaa